The following coding sequences are from one Candidatus Methylomirabilota bacterium window:
- a CDS encoding response regulator, which produces MTTGGKPWHSWTCTSVARPLRGVPGDGIRGPTHTTRPRAVRPASGGRPPWRKGGAIRPAPPRRGGRCSRGAPSPRGRGPRRQPRGSAAIPGSDGSACTPGGGRRGGIPGPRRHDPHVVLCDLLMPVMDGFEFIQRLRADPARARLRVLALTALDRHQHYQQTLAAGFDGHLSKPVEWNRLVWLLQGERRGRARPLRARASRNAGRVEPEASR; this is translated from the coding sequence ATGACAACCGGCGGGAAGCCTTGGCATTCTTGGACCTGCACGTCGGTGGCACGTCCATTGCGAGGCGTCCCGGGCGATGGCATCCGTGGCCCTACCCACACGACGCGCCCGAGAGCAGTCCGTCCGGCCTCGGGCGGCCGGCCGCCGTGGCGGAAAGGCGGCGCTATCCGACCGGCGCCGCCCCGCCGCGGCGGCCGGTGCTCTCGAGGGGCTCCGAGTCCTCGTGGTAGAGGACCACGCCGACAGCCGAGAGGCTCTGCGGCAATTCCTGGAAGCGATGGGAGCGCGTGTACTCCTGGCGGGGGACGGCGAGGAGGCATTCCGGGTCCTCGCCGCCACGACCCCCACGTCGTCCTGTGCGACCTGCTCATGCCCGTGATGGACGGCTTCGAGTTCATCCAGCGGTTGCGGGCCGACCCGGCCCGCGCTCGCCTGCGCGTGCTCGCCCTCACGGCCCTGGATCGTCACCAACACTACCAGCAGACGCTCGCCGCGGGCTTCGACGGGCACCTCTCCAAGCCCGTCGAATGGAACCGCCTGGTATGGCTCCTCCAGGGCGAGCGCCGTGGACGTGCTCGCCCACTCCGAGCTCGCGCCTCACGGAATGCAGGGCGGGTCGAGCCGGAGGCCTCCCGATGA
- a CDS encoding response regulator: protein MTPATLDDATILLADDDVEMRAVIRDFLTATGFRVEEAFDAHELLLLLPRVEPAAIILDHEMPGDWGLEILPSLRQRWPEIPVIIITAFGGAKARETAMRLGATGYLDKPFRLVTLLGVLRGALATRNPAPTTS from the coding sequence ATGACGCCGGCGACTCTCGACGACGCCACCATCCTGCTTGCCGATGACGACGTGGAAATGCGTGCCGTGATCCGGGACTTCCTGACGGCGACCGGCTTCCGCGTGGAAGAGGCGTTCGACGCCCACGAGCTTCTCCTGCTCCTGCCGCGAGTGGAACCGGCGGCGATCATCCTGGACCACGAGATGCCAGGCGACTGGGGACTCGAGATCCTGCCCTCGCTTCGGCAGCGCTGGCCGGAGATTCCGGTGATCATCATCACCGCCTTCGGCGGGGCGAAGGCCCGCGAGACGGCGATGCGTCTCGGCGCGACCGGATACCTGGACAAGCCGTTCCGACTCGTCACGCTGCTCGGCGTCCTTCGCGGCGCCCTCGCCACGCGCAATCCGGCCCCGACGACATCCTGA
- a CDS encoding ATP-binding protein — translation MVGPGLRAKLLLLLVAPLVLVIGGYGVLRLHIEEGQFLAEEQHRMVITATALQVAVENALRDRQISDIRHLLAEVVRVQEEIDRIRIFDAALRPVVVSNPLTIGEDIPQTALRDAIEVGQPVIFFQRRGGKRVLYTIVPLRGRPSAFRGVMEIVRLAGDVDAKLAAARWEIVQRVGMLAVALAVLVWIGARQTILKPIGTLMAGVKALGAGQPVTIAVRGDDEFSRLAGAFNEMTERLAEARRQLVAESEGRLDLARQVRQAEQLAVAGRIASEVAHEIGTPLNIISGRAEYVLRDLAADDPKAAHLRTIVAQIDRISGIIASLLDLVRPRKPEIQDVALGPIVNAVLELLEPTARRAGLTVSRSLAPELTVKGDPNQLQQVMINLIINAIEATLAGGTLLIRAYAAPRPGGQPGVVLDVADSGVGIRPDDLPRVFDPFFTTKPPGRGTGLGLAICRDVIREHGGSIKVLSEVGSGTTVRIWLPAASSAAA, via the coding sequence ATGGTAGGTCCAGGCCTGCGTGCGAAACTGCTGCTGCTCCTGGTCGCCCCCCTCGTCCTGGTCATCGGCGGCTACGGTGTCCTGCGTCTCCACATCGAGGAGGGCCAGTTCCTCGCCGAAGAGCAGCACCGCATGGTGATCACAGCCACCGCCCTGCAGGTGGCGGTCGAGAACGCGCTCCGCGACCGACAGATTTCGGACATCCGGCACCTGCTCGCCGAAGTGGTGCGCGTGCAGGAGGAGATCGACCGGATCCGGATCTTCGACGCGGCGCTCCGGCCAGTCGTCGTCTCGAACCCGTTGACCATCGGTGAAGACATCCCCCAGACGGCCCTGAGGGACGCGATCGAGGTCGGGCAGCCCGTCATCTTTTTCCAGCGACGTGGCGGGAAGCGCGTCCTTTACACCATCGTGCCGCTGCGAGGACGACCGAGCGCCTTCCGCGGAGTGATGGAAATCGTCCGACTCGCCGGCGACGTCGACGCGAAGCTCGCGGCCGCTCGATGGGAAATCGTTCAGCGGGTGGGGATGTTGGCCGTCGCCCTCGCGGTCCTCGTCTGGATCGGGGCGCGCCAGACGATCCTCAAGCCGATCGGGACTCTCATGGCCGGGGTCAAGGCGCTCGGCGCCGGGCAACCGGTCACGATTGCAGTCCGCGGCGATGACGAGTTCTCCCGGCTCGCCGGCGCCTTCAACGAGATGACCGAGCGGCTGGCCGAGGCGCGTCGCCAGCTGGTCGCCGAGTCCGAGGGCCGGCTCGATCTGGCCCGGCAAGTTCGGCAGGCGGAGCAACTCGCCGTGGCCGGCCGGATCGCGTCCGAGGTCGCCCACGAGATCGGCACCCCGCTCAACATCATCTCCGGGCGAGCCGAGTACGTTCTCCGCGATCTGGCGGCGGACGACCCCAAAGCCGCTCACCTGCGGACGATCGTGGCGCAAATCGACCGGATCAGCGGCATCATCGCCTCGCTTCTGGACCTCGTGCGGCCCCGGAAGCCCGAGATCCAGGATGTCGCCCTCGGCCCGATCGTCAACGCCGTGCTCGAACTGCTCGAACCCACCGCCCGCCGGGCCGGCCTCACGGTGAGCCGTAGTCTCGCACCCGAGCTCACGGTGAAAGGGGATCCCAACCAGCTCCAGCAGGTCATGATCAATTTGATCATCAACGCCATCGAGGCGACCCTCGCCGGGGGCACCCTGCTGATTCGGGCGTATGCAGCTCCGCGGCCCGGCGGGCAGCCGGGGGTGGTCCTCGACGTGGCCGATTCCGGCGTCGGGATCCGCCCCGACGACCTGCCGCGTGTTTTCGATCCCTTTTTCACCACGAAACCTCCGGGACGCGGGACCGGGTTGGGCCTCGCCATCTGTCGCGATGTCATTCGGGAACACGGCGGGAGCATCAAGGTCTTGAGCGAGGTCGGTAGCGGGACCACGGTGCGCATCTGGCTCCCGGCCGCTTCGTCGGCAGCAGCATGA